One part of the Vanessa cardui chromosome 2, ilVanCard2.1, whole genome shotgun sequence genome encodes these proteins:
- the LOC124541620 gene encoding nucleoside diphosphate kinase translates to MGEQRERTFIMVKPDGVQRGLVGTIIERFEKKGFKLVALKFVWPSEELLQKHYSDLSSRPFFPGLVKYMSSGPVVPMVWEGLNVVKTARQMLGATNPADSQPGTIRGDLCIQVGRNILHGSDSVESAKKEIDLWFTEKEVVGWTPAVENWVYE, encoded by the coding sequence ATGGGCGAACAACGTGAAAGGACTTTCATCATGGTTAAACCAGACGGCGTACAACGAGGTCTCGTCGGCACAATTATTGAAAGGTTTGAGAAGAAAGGCTTTAAGCTTGTAGCTCTTAAATTTGTATGGCCGTCTGAAGAACTTCTACAGAAACACTACAGCGACCTTTCATCGCGACCATTCTTCCCCGGTCTCGTTAAATATATGAGCTCAGGCCCAGTAGTACCTATGGTGTGGGAAGGACTCAACGTTGTGAAAACCGCTCGTCAGATGCTCGGTGCAACTAACCCCGCTGATTCCCAACCTGGCACCATCCGTGGTGATCTCTGCATTCAAGTTGGCCGCAACATCCTTCACGGTTCAGACAGCGTAGAATCCGCTAAAAAAGAAATCGACCTCTGGTTCACTGAAAAGGAAGTTGTCGGATGGACTCCTGCTGTAGAAAACTGGGTTTatgaataa
- the LOC124538323 gene encoding zinc finger protein ZFP2-like: MFTTNAVQAGSVPTLQYQEHPQKSQGKNIENVQQKTQQTQQTQQEFPTFCYTTNVNMIGKIGTGAPGGASGVTGGVNIAQLTTSDDKTCYIAQPFSYNYALVNQMQIAPNGIQNTISNISFKCDVCGLMFGHLTLLNAHKRIHAQDADSNITVVATGVSTANEVTMPPHIQILSTDPNDQQQHHVQIQDTKPVIIDKVQKCITCGGPIANNPKRKGPKLIRCENCIAQDSVEQRNNQINSTQIFVATENNVKFEVGGVSGVQNATDPLATAPSNQQQQQQQQQKPLPGHHPVKKRNLASVTKCQNCNGSGIVFVGGNKNKNNQANADKPFHCNICGGSFSRYSSLWSHKKLHSGEKNFKCGICGIAFAKAVYLKNHSRIHTGEKPYRCQTCGMQFSQSPHLKNHERTHSGEKPYVCEVCDKGFARHATLWNHRRIHTGEKPYKCDTCGSAFSQAAHLKNHAKVHSGEKPFKCDICTAAFADRFALKRHRGIHDKYGQTAPLPSRIQQNQQEQQGSQQQQTTEQQGTQTTVEVELRNDQTL, encoded by the exons ATGTTCACCACTAACGCTGTTCAAGCCGGTTCGGTGCCGACCCTCCAATACCAAGAGCATCCACAAAAATCACAGGGAAAAAACATCGAAAATGTTCAACAGAAAACACAACAGACACAACAAACACAACAG GAATTTCCAACATTCTGTTATACAACTAATGTTAATATGATTGGCAAAATTGGTACTGGAGCACCTGGTGGAGCGAGTGGAGTCACCGGTGGTGTGAACATTGCACAACTAACTACTAGCGATGACAAAACATGCTACATAGCTCAGCCATTTTCATACAACTATGCCCTTGTAAATCAAATGCAAATCGCACCAAATGGTATTCAGAACACAATatcaaatattagttttaaatgtgATGTCTGTGGATTGATGTTCGGCCACCTTACTTTACTAAATGCTCATAAAAGGATACATGCCCAAGATGCag atAGCAATATAACAGTAGTGGCAACGGGTGTCAGTACAGCCAATGAAGTAACAATGCCACCTCATATACAAATCCTTTCTACAGATCCAAATGATCAGCAACAACACCATGTACAGATACAAGACA CTAAACCAGTAATCATTGATAAAGTCCAAAAGTGTATTACATGTGGAGGACCAATAGCTAATAATCCCAAAAGAAAAGGACCGAAACTAATTAGATGTGAAAACTGTATAGCGCAGGATTCAGTAGAACAAAGAAATAACCAAA tAAATTCAACACAAATATTTGTAGCAACTGAAAATAATGTGAAATTTGAAGTGGGTGGTGTAAGTGGAGTTCAAAATGCAACTGATCCTTTAGCAACAGCACCAAGTAATCAAcagcaacagcaacaacaacaacaaaaacccT TACCTGGACATCATCCTgtgaaaaaaagaaatttagcATCTGTAACAAAATGTCAAAACTGCAATGGTTCTGGTATAGTTTTTGTTGgtggaaataaaaacaaaaataaccaaGCAAATGCAGATAAACCATTTCATTGTAACATATGCGGTGGTTCCTTCTCAAGATACTCATCATTATGGTCTCATAAAAAGTTACATTCTGGtgaaaaaaatttcaaatgtgGCATTTGTGGGATTGCATTTGCCAAGGCTGTTTATCTTAAAAATCATTCAAGAATACACACAGGAGAAAAACCATATAG atgtCAAACTTGTGGAATGCAATTTTCACAGTCTCCACACTTAAAGAATCATGAAAGAACACATTCGGGAGAGAAACCATATGTGTGTGAG GTATGTGACAAAGGTTTCGCGAGGCATGCGACGTTATGGAATCATCGTCGTATACACACAGGCGAGAAACCTTACaa atgTGACACATGCGGCTCAGCGTTTAGTCAGGCGGCTCATCTTAAAAACCATGCAAAAGTGCATTCCGGGGAGAAACCCTTCAAGTGTGATATTTGTACTGCTGCATTTGCAGACCGCTTTGCGTTGAAGCGACATAGAGGGATACACGATAAATATG GTCAAACTGCCCCATTGCCATCAAGAATACAACAAAATCAACAAGAGCAACAAGGGTCTCAACAGCAACAAACTACTGAACAACAAGGAACACAAACAACTGTTGAAGTTGAACTTCGTAATGATCAAACTCTATGA
- the LOC124542773 gene encoding cyclic GMP-AMP synthase-like receptor: MPQQSKTKAHTKKKKCEVIFQQINRHYIRMDKNERKENTDILFAVLKELINAMRRNDKLFDSLRPKLDFLGSYFDGLRVGKPTEYDINIILKFPVNYGKIKLDASNSPHDYTAIIMPPEFRRLGKVPLTVNQGFSKTHLWCNKEYKLSMKKFRSWMQSTVDVAINALPLEDGMRIIKLNNKQKYKVHTRSSGPANTITIIKDNNDIIDIDLVPTFTFVLPVVPINSNVDFTKVKSSNILRYFVVPKPNVDDYNWRLSFPFQERQLLKNRNNLKSTIKLIKHFRDVQGFTQLSSYFIKTLFLWECASNDESYWNKHSLYFLVFNMLKKLSDRLSHHCIMNIWCPSHNVLEKIKPETCQNWHNRISHIIQYIENRGHKNPEVIFEYFCKKS; this comes from the coding sequence ATGCCGCAACAGTCAAAAACTAAAGCCCatactaaaaaaaagaaatgtgaaGTTATATTTCAACAAATTAATAGACATTACATAAGAATGGACAAGAATGAGAGAAAAGAAAACACTGATATATTATTTGCCGTATTGAAAGAATTAATAAATGCTATGCGAAGGAATGATAAGCTTTTTGATAGCTTAAGACCAAAGCTAGATTTTTTGGGCAGTTACTTCGATGGGTTACGCGTCGGTAAGCCGACAGAATACGATATCAATATCATATTGAAATTTCCAGTTAATtatggtaaaattaaattagacgCGTCTAACTCGCCTCATGACTATACAGCTATAATAATGCCACCAGAGTTTCGAAGATTGGGTAAAGTGCCCTTAACGGTTAATCAGGGATTTTCGAAAACTCATTTATGGTGTAATAAGGAGTATAAGTTATCAATGAAAAAATTTCGTTCCTGGATGCAGAGCACTGTCGACGTCGCTATAAACGCTCTTCCCTTAGAAGATGGAAtgagaataataaaattgaataataaacaaaagtatAAAGTTCACACGAGATCATCTGGTCCTGCTAacacaattacaattataaaagacaataatgatataattgatattgattTAGTACCAACGTTCACGTTTGTGTTGCCTGTAGTACCGATTAACTCTAATGTAGACTTTACAAAAGTTAAATCCTCCAACATTTTAAGGTATTTTGTAGTTCCCAAGCCAAATGTTGACGATTATAATTGGCGACTATCATTTCCATTTCAAGAAAGACAATTACTGAAAAACAGAAATAACTTAAAAAGtacaataaagttaattaaacatttcaggGATGTACAGGGTTTTACTCAACTTTCaagctattttattaaaactcttTTTCTTTGGGAATGTGCAAGCAACGACGAAAGTTACTGGAATAAGCActcattgtattttttagtatttaatatgttGAAGAAACTTAGTGATCGATTAAGTCATCACTGTATAATGAATATTTGGTGCCCAAGTCATAATGTTTTAGAAAAGATTAAACCGGAAACGTGCCAAAATTGGCACAATCGTATAAgtcatataatacaatatatagaaaatagaGGCCATAAAAATCCTGaagttatatttgaatatttttgtaaaaaaagttag
- the LOC124542779 gene encoding general transcription factor 3C polypeptide 6: MNNTETNSDDVEEILVYAEFEDSVNLEKYNNIHVLGIDTKNPIFQLDDTFFTGTIENPLGTYMFFEDDPSPHCADPLFDKLPEKNLKYLCKTRKLISVEHAYVTHKEGKPETDHPVEAADSSLNDEIKPADFKTIQEAIEKFKKEWSSNTSQ, from the exons ATGAATAACACAGAAACTAATTCAGATGATGTAGAAGAAATATTAGTTTACGCTGAATTTGAAGACAGTGTCAAtttggaaaaatataataatattcatgtatTAGGCATTGACACTAAAAATCCAATTTTTCAACTAGATGATACCTTCTTTACTG gtACAATAGAAAATCCATTAGGGACATATATGTTCTTTGAAGATGATCCTTCGCCTCATTGTGCGGATCCCTTGTTTGACAAGTTAcctgaaaaaaatttaaaatacttatgtaaAACAAGAAAGCTCATATCTGTAGAACATGCATATGTGACACATAAAGAAGGAAAACCAG AAACGGACCATCCAGTTGAAGCAGCAGATTCTTCTTTGAATGATGAAATAAAACCAGCTgattttaaaactattcaagaagcaatagaaaaatttaaaaaagagtgGTCATCTAATACAAGTCAATA G